A stretch of the Alnus glutinosa chromosome 6, dhAlnGlut1.1, whole genome shotgun sequence genome encodes the following:
- the LOC133871434 gene encoding U-box domain-containing protein 4-like: MSEAQLCETISGCLSEALSDSHEVRQRALQTLDSITKVSPQNRNLLAQTDAAIPALLNLSKSSSSTIETLSLSILFNLSLNPDLKRSLADMETISYLNSMIFSSTSPESIRLASSLVCSLAMLDKNKAKFGVAGTIQLLVKAVAGPRGPAAHHLLSSLAELVQFHGNCTVAVRSGAVQVLIHIVESTDGEDLTGTSLAILGLLARFDEGLNALRKTDGIVSVMVNVLKGRCMLSKEGAAEILLRLFDESEGCVRDASRVPDLSSVLADVSVRGSAKARQKAALLMEKMMEASLDSYEFQ, from the exons ATGTCAGAAGCTCAGCTCTGTGAAACCATTTCTGGTTGTCTCTCTGAAGCGCTTTCAGACTCCCATGAAGTGAGGCAGAGAGCGCTCCAAACGCTGGATTCCATCACCAAGGTTAGCCCTCAGAACAGGAACTTGCTTGCACAAACAGATGCTGCCATCCCTGCCCTTCTCAACCTCTCCAAATCTTCATCTTCCACCATTGaaactctctcactctccaTCCTCTTCAACCTCTCTCTAAACCCTGATCTTAAGCGCTCTCTTGCAGATATGGAAACCATCTCTTACCTCAATTCCATGATTTTCTCATCAACTTCTCCAGAATCCATCAGATTGGCTTCCTCTTTGGTTTGCAGTTTGGCAATGCTTGATAAGAACAAGGCCAAGTTTGGTGTTGCAG GTACCATCCAGTTGCTGGTCAAGGCAGTTGCCGGACCCCGTGGCCCAGCTGCCCATCACCTCCTAAGTTCTCTGGCGGAGCTCGTCCAGTTCCACGGGAACTGCACCGTAGCTGTTCGTTCAGGAGCTGTTCAAGTGCTCATCCATATAGTGGAGAGCACCGACGGCGAGGATCTCACCGGAACTTCTCTCGCCATTCTCGGTCTCCTTGCTAGATTCGACGAGGGGTTGAACGCTTTGAGAAAAACTGACGGAATCGTGAGTGTTATGGTTAACGTGTTGAAAGGGAGGTGCATGTTGAGTAAGGAGGGGGCGGCTGAAATCCTTCTTCGCCTTTTTGATGAAAGCGAGGGATGCGTGAGAGATGCTTCGAGAGTGCCGGACTTGTCGTCTGTTCTGGCAGATGTTTCTGTGAGAGGATCTGCAAAAGCTCGACAGAAGGCTGCTTTGCTAATGGAAAAAATGATGGAGGCCAGCTTGGATTCTTATGAGTTTCAGTAG
- the LOC133870941 gene encoding uncharacterized protein LOC133870941 isoform X2: MSYGSSNTGSGTTTRTFEFGRTHVVRPKGRHQATIVWLHGLGDKGSSWSQLLETLPLPNIKWICPTAPTRPVKLFGGFPCTAWCDVGDFSEDAPDDLEGLDASAAHVANLLSTEPANIKLGIGGFSMGAATALYSAMCLVSGNYGNGNLYRVNLSAIVGLSGWLPCSRTLRNRVEGSHEAARRAALLPIFLCHGLGDDVVAYEHGKRSAQTLSSAGFRNLTFRTYNGLGHYTIPEETDAVCNWLTATLELEGS; the protein is encoded by the exons ATGAGCTACGGCAGCTCCAATACAG GCAGTGGAACTACTACAAGGACATTCGAGTTTGGGAGGACCCATGTGGTAAGGCCCAAAGGGCGGCACCAGGCCACTATAGTTTGGCTACATGGCCTTGGTGATAAGGGCTCAAG cTGGTCCCAGCTCTTGGAAACCCTTCCTCTACCAAAT ATCAAATGGATTTGCCCTACTGCTCCTACTCGGCCAGTAAAATTATTTGGTGGATTTCCCTGCACTGCCT GGTGTGACGTCGGAGATTTTTCAGAAGATGCACCTGATGACTTGGAGGGATTAGATGCTTCAGCAGCACATGTTGCCAACCTATTGTCGACAGAGCCTGCTAACA TCAAACTTGGTATTGGGGGCTTCAGTATGGGTGCTGCAACTGCGCTCTACTCTGCCATGTGCCTTGTTTCTGGAAACTATGGGAATGGAAACCTTTACCGAGTCAACTTAagtgcaattgttggtcttagtGGCTGGCTTCCGTGTTCAAG GACCTTGAGGAATCGGGTGGAAGGGTCACATGAGGCAGCAAGACGTGCAGCATTATTACCCATTTTTCTCTGCCATGGTCTAG GTGACGATGTGGTTGCATATGAACACGGAAAGAGATCAGCGCAGACCTTAAGCTCTGCTGGATTTCGAAATCTTACATTTAGAACTTACAATGG GTTAGGTCACTATACAATCCCCGAGGAGACCGATgcagtttgtaattggctgacTGCAACTTTGGAGCTGGAGGGATCCTGA
- the LOC133870941 gene encoding uncharacterized protein LOC133870941 isoform X1, translating into MSYGSSNTGSGSGTTTRTFEFGRTHVVRPKGRHQATIVWLHGLGDKGSSWSQLLETLPLPNIKWICPTAPTRPVKLFGGFPCTAWCDVGDFSEDAPDDLEGLDASAAHVANLLSTEPANIKLGIGGFSMGAATALYSAMCLVSGNYGNGNLYRVNLSAIVGLSGWLPCSRTLRNRVEGSHEAARRAALLPIFLCHGLGDDVVAYEHGKRSAQTLSSAGFRNLTFRTYNGLGHYTIPEETDAVCNWLTATLELEGS; encoded by the exons ATGAGCTACGGCAGCTCCAATACAGGTTCTG GCAGTGGAACTACTACAAGGACATTCGAGTTTGGGAGGACCCATGTGGTAAGGCCCAAAGGGCGGCACCAGGCCACTATAGTTTGGCTACATGGCCTTGGTGATAAGGGCTCAAG cTGGTCCCAGCTCTTGGAAACCCTTCCTCTACCAAAT ATCAAATGGATTTGCCCTACTGCTCCTACTCGGCCAGTAAAATTATTTGGTGGATTTCCCTGCACTGCCT GGTGTGACGTCGGAGATTTTTCAGAAGATGCACCTGATGACTTGGAGGGATTAGATGCTTCAGCAGCACATGTTGCCAACCTATTGTCGACAGAGCCTGCTAACA TCAAACTTGGTATTGGGGGCTTCAGTATGGGTGCTGCAACTGCGCTCTACTCTGCCATGTGCCTTGTTTCTGGAAACTATGGGAATGGAAACCTTTACCGAGTCAACTTAagtgcaattgttggtcttagtGGCTGGCTTCCGTGTTCAAG GACCTTGAGGAATCGGGTGGAAGGGTCACATGAGGCAGCAAGACGTGCAGCATTATTACCCATTTTTCTCTGCCATGGTCTAG GTGACGATGTGGTTGCATATGAACACGGAAAGAGATCAGCGCAGACCTTAAGCTCTGCTGGATTTCGAAATCTTACATTTAGAACTTACAATGG GTTAGGTCACTATACAATCCCCGAGGAGACCGATgcagtttgtaattggctgacTGCAACTTTGGAGCTGGAGGGATCCTGA